The following proteins are encoded in a genomic region of Arachis stenosperma cultivar V10309 chromosome 4, arast.V10309.gnm1.PFL2, whole genome shotgun sequence:
- the LOC130975269 gene encoding uric acid degradation bifunctional protein TTL-like, protein MKTEDFSSCCAGTTFANEMAMASPFSSLEHAITITRDIWYRKLNVRSWLEAISGRSCSNEYLETELHEWGSRYEEKLGYVFVTFVAGRTSEDILAELKMRFNNSHGIELEITSTEELKYIERAIRELLSKKSIQTTDEGDVSAEYSGEIVVDTLDGVDTDSEDD, encoded by the exons GAAAACGGAGGATTTCTCATCATGCTGTGCAGGCACAACATTCGCTAACGAAATGGCTATGGCCTCTCCATTCTCTTCATTGGAACATGCAATTACAATTACCAGAGACATATGGTACCGTAAGTTGAATGTTAGGTCTTGGTTGGAGGCCATATCAGGACGATCTTGTTCTAATGAATACTTGGAAACG GAACTTCATGAATGGGGATCAAGGTACGAGGAGAAATTAGGCTATGTTTTTGTGACATTTGTAGCTGGTAGGACATCTGAAGACATACTTGCTGAATTAAAG ATGCGCTTTAATAACTCGCATGGTATTGAGTTGGAGATTACTTCAACAGAGGAATTGAAGTATATAGAACGTGCTATTAGAGAACTTCTTTCTAAGAAATCTATCCAAACTACCGACGAAGGAGATG TGTCAGCTGAATATTCAGGCGAAATAGTTGTTGACACTCTAGATGGAGTAGACACTGATTCAGAAGATGATTAG